The following are encoded in a window of Citrobacter freundii genomic DNA:
- the recJ gene encoding single-stranded-DNA-specific exonuclease RecJ: MKQQIQLRRREADETSDLPADLPPLLRRLYASRGVRSAQELERSVKGMLPWQQLSGVEKAVEILYNAFREGTRIIVVGDFDADGATSTALSILAMRALGCSNIDYLVPNRFEDGYGLSPEVVDQAHARGAQLIVTVDNGISSHAGVEHARTLGIPVVVTDHHLPGDTLPGAVAIINPNLHDCTFPSKSLAGVGVAFYLMLALRTFLRDKGWFDERAITPPNLADLLDLVALGTVADVVPLDANNRILTWQGLSRIRAGKCRPGIKALLEISNRDPQKLAASDLGFALGPRLNAAGRLDDMSVGVALLLCDNIGDARVLASELDALNQTRKEIEQGMQTEALTLCEKLERSSETLPGGLAMYHPEWHQGVVGILASRIKERFHRPVIAFAPAGDGTLKGSGRSIQGLHMRDALERLDTLYPGMILKFGGHAMAAGLSLEEAQFECFQQRFGELVTEWLDPALLQGEVVSDGPLSAAEMTMDVAQMLRDAGPWGQMFPEPLFDGRFRLLQQRLVGERHLKVMVEPVDGGPLLDGIAFNVDTAIWPDNGVREVTLAYKLDINEFRGNRSLQIIIDNIWPL, from the coding sequence GTGAAACAACAGATACAACTTCGTCGTCGTGAAGCCGACGAGACTAGCGACCTGCCTGCCGATCTGCCGCCGCTGTTGCGTCGTTTGTACGCCAGTCGCGGTGTGCGTAGCGCGCAGGAGCTTGAGCGTAGCGTCAAAGGCATGTTGCCGTGGCAGCAATTGAGCGGTGTCGAAAAGGCGGTGGAGATCCTCTATAACGCTTTTCGTGAAGGCACCCGCATTATCGTGGTGGGGGATTTTGACGCCGATGGCGCAACCAGCACGGCGCTGAGCATTCTGGCGATGCGAGCATTGGGATGTAGCAACATTGACTACCTGGTGCCCAACCGTTTTGAAGACGGTTATGGTTTGAGCCCGGAGGTGGTGGATCAGGCACATGCCCGCGGCGCTCAGCTGATCGTCACCGTCGACAACGGCATCTCTTCCCATGCCGGCGTTGAACATGCCAGAACGCTGGGGATCCCGGTAGTGGTTACCGATCACCACCTGCCCGGCGATACCCTGCCGGGTGCAGTGGCGATTATTAATCCTAACCTGCACGACTGTACGTTCCCGTCGAAATCACTGGCGGGCGTCGGCGTGGCTTTTTATCTGATGCTGGCTCTGCGTACTTTTCTTCGTGATAAGGGCTGGTTTGATGAGCGAGCTATCACCCCGCCAAACCTCGCAGATCTGCTTGATCTGGTTGCGCTAGGTACGGTGGCCGATGTTGTCCCGCTGGACGCTAATAACCGCATCCTGACGTGGCAAGGCTTGAGCCGTATTCGCGCAGGGAAATGTCGTCCTGGCATTAAAGCGCTGCTTGAGATTTCAAATCGCGACCCGCAGAAATTGGCTGCCAGCGATTTAGGCTTTGCACTGGGGCCACGCCTGAATGCGGCAGGCCGCCTGGATGATATGTCAGTTGGCGTGGCGCTGTTGCTGTGCGACAACATTGGCGACGCGCGGGTGCTTGCCAGTGAACTGGACGCGCTCAACCAGACGCGGAAAGAGATAGAGCAGGGCATGCAGACGGAAGCGCTGACCCTGTGCGAGAAGCTTGAGCGCAGCAGCGAGACGCTGCCTGGCGGGCTGGCGATGTATCACCCCGAGTGGCATCAGGGCGTGGTAGGGATCCTGGCGTCACGCATTAAAGAGCGTTTTCACCGTCCGGTGATCGCCTTCGCACCGGCTGGAGACGGCACCCTTAAAGGGTCGGGGCGCTCGATTCAGGGCCTGCACATGCGAGATGCACTGGAGCGACTGGATACCCTTTACCCGGGCATGATCCTTAAGTTCGGCGGCCACGCCATGGCGGCAGGATTATCGCTGGAAGAAGCACAGTTTGAGTGCTTCCAGCAGCGTTTTGGTGAGCTGGTGACCGAGTGGCTCGATCCTGCCTTACTGCAGGGCGAAGTGGTCTCCGATGGCCCGCTAAGTGCGGCGGAGATGACCATGGACGTCGCACAAATGCTGCGTGATGCAGGACCTTGGGGGCAAATGTTCCCGGAGCCGCTGTTTGACGGGCGCTTTCGCCTGCTTCAGCAGCGTCTGGTTGGCGAGCGTCATCTGAAGGTGATGGTTGAGCCCGTCGACGGCGGACCGCTGCTGGACGGTATTGCGTTTAATGTTGATACCGCTATCTGGCCGGATAACGGCGTTCGTGAAGTCACGCTGGCCTATAAGCTGGATATTAACGAGTTTCGCGGCAACCGCTCATTGCAAATTATTATCGATAATATCTGGCCACTTTAG
- the prfB gene encoding peptide chain release factor 2 (programmed frameshift), whose amino-acid sequence MFEINPVNNRIQDLTERSDVLRGYLDYDAKKERLEEVNAELEQPDVWNEPERAQALGKERSSLEAIVDTLDQMSQGLEDVSGLLELAIEADDEETFNEAVAELDTLEEKLAQLEFRRMFSGEYDSADCYLDIQAGSGGTEAQDWASMLMRMYLRWAEARGFKTEIIEESEGEVAGIKSVTIRIAGEYAYGWLRTETGVHRLVRKSPFDSGGRRHTSFSSAFVYPEVDDDIDIEINPADLRIDVYRASGAGGQHVNRTESAVRITHIPTGIVTQCQNDRSQHKNKDQAMKQMKAKLYELEMQKKNAEKQAMEDTKSDIGWGSQIRSYVLDDSRIKDLRTGVETRNTQAVLDGSLDQFIEASLKAGL is encoded by the exons ATGTTTGAAATTAATCCGGTAAATAACCGCATTCAGGACCTCACGGAACGCTCTGACGTTCTTAGGGGGTATCTT GACTATGATGCCAAGAAAGAGCGTCTGGAAGAAGTAAACGCCGAGCTGGAACAGCCGGATGTCTGGAACGAACCCGAACGCGCGCAGGCGCTGGGCAAAGAGCGTTCTTCCCTTGAGGCCATTGTCGACACGCTCGACCAAATGAGCCAGGGCCTGGAAGATGTCTCCGGCCTGTTAGAACTGGCTATAGAAGCCGACGACGAAGAAACCTTTAACGAAGCCGTTGCCGAACTCGATACGCTGGAAGAAAAGCTGGCGCAGCTGGAGTTCCGTCGTATGTTCTCCGGTGAATATGACAGCGCAGATTGCTATCTCGATATTCAGGCCGGTTCTGGCGGCACCGAAGCGCAGGATTGGGCCAGCATGCTGATGCGCATGTATCTGCGTTGGGCTGAAGCACGCGGCTTTAAGACTGAAATTATTGAAGAATCTGAAGGTGAAGTGGCGGGTATTAAATCCGTGACCATCAGAATCGCTGGAGAATATGCTTACGGCTGGCTGCGTACTGAAACCGGCGTACACCGCCTGGTACGTAAGAGTCCGTTTGACTCCGGCGGTCGCCGCCATACGTCGTTCAGCTCTGCATTTGTCTACCCGGAAGTTGACGATGACATTGATATCGAAATCAACCCGGCAGACCTGCGCATCGATGTTTACCGCGCTTCAGGTGCGGGTGGTCAGCACGTTAACCGTACAGAATCTGCGGTGCGTATTACCCACATCCCGACCGGGATTGTGACACAGTGCCAGAACGACCGTTCCCAGCACAAGAACAAAGACCAGGCCATGAAGCAGATGAAAGCGAAGCTTTATGAACTGGAAATGCAGAAGAAGAATGCCGAGAAGCAGGCGATGGAAGACACCAAGTCCGACATCGGCTGGGGTAGCCAGATTCGTTCTTATGTCCTGGATGACTCCCGCATCAAAGATCTGCGTACCGGGGTTGAAACCCGTAACACGCAGGCGGTGCTGGATGGCAGCCTGGATCAATTTATCGAAGCAAGTTTGAAAGCAGGGTTATGA
- the lysS gene encoding lysine--tRNA ligase — MSEQHAQGADAVADLNNELKTRREKLANLREQGIPFPNDFRRDHTSDQLHADFDAKENEELEALNIEVSVAGRMMTRRIMGKASFVTLQDVGGRIQLYVARDDLPEGIYNEQFKKWDLGDILGAKGKLFKTKTGELSIHCTELRLLTKALRPLPDKFHGLQDQEARYRQRYLDLISNDESRNTFKVRSQIMAGIRQFMVGRGFMEVETPMMQVIPGGAAARPFITHHNALDLDMYLRIAPELYLKRLVVGGFERVFEINRNFRNEGISVRHNPEFTMMELYMAYADYKDLIELTESLFRTLAQDVLGTTEVPYGEEVFDFGKPFEKLTMREAIQKYRPETNMADLDNFDSAKAIAESIGIKVEKSWGLGRIVTEIFEEVAEAHLIQPTFITEYPAEVSPLARRNDDNPEITDRFEFFIGGREIGNGFSELNDAEDQAQRFQDQVNAKDAGDDEAMFYDEDYVTALEHGLPPTAGLGIGIDRMVMLFTNSHTIRDVILFPAMRPVK; from the coding sequence ATGTCTGAACAACACGCACAGGGCGCTGACGCGGTAGCCGACCTTAACAATGAACTGAAAACGCGCCGTGAGAAGCTGGCTAACCTGCGCGAGCAGGGGATCCCGTTCCCGAACGATTTCCGTCGCGATCACACCTCAGACCAACTGCACGCTGACTTCGACGCGAAAGAAAACGAAGAGCTGGAAGCGCTGAACATTGAGGTATCCGTTGCCGGTCGTATGATGACCCGCCGCATTATGGGGAAAGCCTCATTCGTTACGCTGCAGGACGTTGGTGGCCGCATTCAGCTGTACGTTGCGCGTGACGATCTGCCGGAAGGCATTTACAACGAGCAGTTCAAAAAATGGGATCTGGGCGATATCCTCGGCGCGAAAGGTAAGTTGTTTAAGACTAAAACCGGCGAGCTGTCCATCCATTGCACCGAGCTGCGTCTGCTGACTAAAGCGCTGCGTCCGCTGCCGGACAAATTCCACGGCCTGCAGGATCAGGAAGCGCGTTACCGTCAGCGCTACCTGGATCTCATCTCTAACGATGAATCTCGCAACACCTTTAAAGTGCGCTCACAGATCATGGCGGGTATTCGTCAGTTCATGGTTGGCCGTGGCTTTATGGAAGTGGAAACCCCGATGATGCAGGTGATTCCTGGTGGTGCCGCTGCACGCCCGTTCATCACCCATCATAACGCGCTGGATCTGGACATGTACCTGCGTATTGCGCCGGAACTGTACCTCAAGCGTCTGGTGGTTGGCGGCTTCGAACGTGTGTTCGAAATTAACCGTAACTTCCGTAACGAAGGCATCTCCGTTCGTCATAACCCAGAGTTCACCATGATGGAACTCTATATGGCTTATGCGGACTACAAAGACCTGATCGAACTGACCGAATCGCTGTTCCGCACGCTGGCGCAGGACGTTCTGGGAACCACCGAAGTGCCTTACGGCGAAGAAGTCTTCGACTTTGGTAAACCGTTCGAAAAACTGACCATGCGTGAAGCCATTCAGAAATACCGTCCGGAAACCAACATGGCGGATCTGGACAACTTCGACTCTGCTAAAGCGATTGCTGAATCTATCGGCATCAAGGTTGAGAAGAGCTGGGGTCTGGGTCGTATCGTGACGGAGATCTTTGAAGAAGTGGCGGAAGCGCACCTGATTCAGCCGACCTTCATTACCGAGTACCCGGCAGAGGTTTCTCCGTTGGCTCGTCGTAACGATGACAACCCGGAAATTACTGACCGCTTCGAATTCTTCATTGGTGGACGCGAAATCGGTAACGGTTTCAGCGAGCTGAACGATGCAGAAGATCAGGCGCAGCGTTTCCAGGATCAGGTTAACGCCAAAGATGCGGGCGATGACGAAGCGATGTTCTACGACGAAGACTACGTTACCGCTCTGGAACACGGTCTGCCGCCGACAGCCGGTCTGGGGATTGGTATCGACCGTATGGTTATGCTGTTCACCAACAGCCATACCATCCGTGACGTGATCCTGTTCCCGGCGATGCGTCCGGTTAAATAA
- the idi gene encoding isopentenyl-diphosphate Delta-isomerase: MRQEHVILLNEQDQPCGTLEKYAAHTATTPLHSAFSCWLFNDQGQLLVTRRSLHKKAWPGVWTNSVCGHPQSGETTADAIIRRARFELGVEVAELTPVYPDFRYRAADPSGIVENEVCPVYAARVISARRPNTDEVMDEQWSELEDVLRALDATPWAFSPWMVMQASNDKARELLREFANRN, encoded by the coding sequence ATGCGACAGGAACATGTCATTTTGTTGAATGAGCAGGACCAGCCCTGCGGAACACTGGAAAAGTATGCGGCGCATACCGCTACAACGCCCCTACACTCTGCCTTCTCCTGCTGGCTCTTTAACGACCAGGGCCAACTGTTGGTGACTCGGCGTTCGCTACACAAAAAAGCCTGGCCAGGCGTCTGGACTAACTCGGTCTGCGGCCATCCGCAGTCCGGTGAAACTACTGCAGACGCCATCATCCGTCGCGCTCGTTTCGAACTGGGTGTGGAGGTAGCCGAACTCACGCCCGTGTATCCTGATTTTCGTTACCGCGCTGCAGACCCCAGTGGGATTGTGGAAAACGAAGTTTGCCCGGTCTATGCCGCACGAGTTATCAGTGCGCGACGGCCAAACACGGATGAAGTAATGGATGAGCAGTGGAGTGAACTTGAGGATGTCTTACGTGCGCTGGATGCCACGCCGTGGGCCTTCAGCCCGTGGATGGTAATGCAGGCATCTAACGATAAAGCGCGCGAATTATTACGCGAGTTTGCTAACCGTAATTGA
- the actS gene encoding amidase activator ActS has translation MVLSAGRLMRKRFVITIMLLSSLIVAGCSSSSDSGSGSTYTVKRGDTLYGISRATGTSVKEIARLNNISPPYTIEVGQKLKVSGGAKTSTASAKTKSKSKSSTKTAAVRPSSSVPQSSWPPVGQRCWQWPASGKVILPYSTAEGGNKGIDISAARGTPVYAAGAGKVVYVGNQLRGYGNLVMIKHGEDYITAYAHNDTLLVNNGQTVKAGQKIATMGSSDAASVRLHFQIRYRATAIDPQRYLPPQGSKPKC, from the coding sequence ATTGTTTTGAGTGCGGGACGCCTGATGAGAAAACGCTTTGTTATCACAATAATGTTGCTGAGCAGCCTGATCGTCGCGGGATGTTCAAGCTCATCTGATTCCGGTTCTGGTTCTACCTATACCGTTAAGCGGGGAGACACGCTGTATGGTATTTCACGTGCGACAGGGACCAGCGTCAAAGAGATCGCGCGCCTGAACAACATTTCTCCCCCCTATACCATAGAAGTTGGGCAAAAGCTTAAGGTCAGCGGTGGCGCGAAAACCAGCACGGCATCGGCGAAAACAAAATCTAAATCGAAATCCTCCACCAAAACGGCAGCAGTCAGACCGTCTTCTTCTGTGCCACAGTCATCCTGGCCACCGGTAGGGCAACGCTGTTGGCAGTGGCCAGCGAGTGGGAAGGTGATACTGCCATACTCCACGGCTGAAGGTGGCAACAAGGGGATTGATATCTCTGCCGCGCGCGGCACGCCTGTTTATGCGGCTGGAGCCGGGAAGGTGGTCTATGTCGGCAATCAGCTGCGCGGCTACGGCAACCTCGTGATGATAAAACATGGCGAAGATTACATTACCGCCTACGCCCATAACGATACGCTGTTGGTTAACAACGGGCAAACAGTGAAAGCCGGGCAGAAAATTGCCACCATGGGCAGCTCTGATGCGGCTTCGGTGCGCCTGCATTTCCAGATCCGTTATCGCGCTACGGCTATCGATCCGCAGCGCTATTTGCCGCCGCAGGGCAGCAAGCCAAAATGCTGA
- a CDS encoding inverse autotransporter beta domain-containing protein, which yields MSNKKISRNNGATGSVNKVVAWSTIALQALYPALLSFTPTISHASAVKASQAAAEQQELRGLSSLAAQAGRSIENGHAGSFAANTVSAQATKEVVEWLQQYGNARIQLNVDDAFSLKDSAFDFLYPWVDTKQHVLFTQTSLHRTDDRTQTNIGMGYRYFTPDNSMLGANLFYDYDLSRHHARMGAGVEYWRDYLHAGANAYLRLSKWKDSHDLGDYQERPADGWDIYTKGWLPSYPQLGASLKYEKYYGKNVGLFGSDHLQENPYAFTGGISYTPVPLVTLSAEHKQGQSNTHDSRFGIEINYRPGIPLAKQLDGDNVAVMREVQHGRYDFVERNNNIVLEYRKKSVLKIRLPESVQGEGGAVIPVTISLDKSQWGIQSVEWNDSAFTAAGGRISGSGTSWQLTLPAYTPGGTNHWQIGATARDVKGNVSNYAVMNVTVTGSSASIGTMDFTLNGEHQPIIAADGQSQHPVTLVLKDANGKPLTGLAHDIELSLAFTPDAQQNRERSAQAPKLGEVQETRSGVYTATLTPGLTAGTARITAKVLGKTETLTVKLKAVSAEAAKSTLTVMPMEQIVGHPISLTLEAKDKDGNAITGDDSLHFYAVSASGEVRFTAVEEKDGVYSAKATSELAQATRIGVASQKHDFSGLEKQATWIADKTQPVVQAFNLTRDNALADGKQSNVAVVTLTDRYGNALSGYTVTLALPPQVKIANGENVVKTDAKGEATFSLISSTPGTYEITLSAGNISSSLRVTFASSMTGATLSLAAKDNGAITNIAANGRDGATLEVRLNNTAASVEGQKVELIVTPQGLVYPDKITTNKDGYATVTLTTVKAGNYTVKAMATDGQQSIESSSVELGFVPDINSAVLSLTAPAESIAANASAKHEIQVQVVDGENNPFSGDVRLTSEPASGLKLDQSELTLDEKGMASTTFVAAEAGRYQLQATFIKEGKRVTASKAVEVVSDLQNAVLTIEPSTTSAIVSDVDNVAFTLHLSDTSGNNVSNRKLKITATGPSSRDPLQIDNTLVTTNDSGTATVNVHGHKAGRYTLTATLAEHGSNVSANASLTLNADAQNPVLTLEQDPGYAVANLEPVGFMARLQDKFGNPLNGSVEFSAGSKAQPSSGTFTMTPDKTNFTLGNAYSQLRTDTAGESWVRVKAMTGDKTLEKELTVWVVENHKPNS from the coding sequence ATGTCAAATAAGAAAATTTCGCGGAACAATGGGGCAACAGGCTCCGTTAATAAGGTTGTCGCATGGTCAACAATCGCTTTACAGGCTCTGTATCCAGCCCTTCTCAGCTTCACGCCGACCATCAGCCATGCTTCAGCCGTTAAGGCATCGCAGGCCGCAGCTGAGCAGCAAGAACTGCGCGGCCTGTCTTCCCTCGCCGCACAGGCTGGCAGAAGCATTGAAAACGGCCATGCGGGCAGTTTTGCTGCCAATACCGTCTCGGCACAGGCAACGAAGGAGGTGGTAGAATGGCTGCAGCAATACGGTAATGCGCGTATTCAACTCAACGTCGATGACGCTTTCTCGTTGAAAGATTCTGCGTTCGATTTCCTTTATCCGTGGGTTGATACAAAGCAGCATGTTTTATTTACCCAGACATCGCTTCACCGTACCGATGACAGAACCCAAACCAATATCGGCATGGGTTATCGCTACTTCACGCCGGATAATTCAATGCTGGGCGCGAACTTATTTTATGACTACGATTTAAGTCGGCATCACGCACGTATGGGTGCAGGCGTTGAGTACTGGCGAGATTATTTACATGCAGGCGCGAATGCTTATTTAAGATTGTCAAAATGGAAGGATTCCCACGATCTGGGCGATTATCAGGAACGTCCGGCTGATGGCTGGGATATCTATACCAAAGGTTGGTTGCCGTCATATCCGCAACTGGGTGCATCGCTTAAATATGAAAAGTATTACGGCAAGAATGTCGGCCTCTTTGGCAGCGATCATCTGCAGGAAAATCCATACGCCTTTACGGGCGGGATCAGCTACACGCCGGTTCCGCTGGTTACGCTTTCTGCTGAACACAAGCAGGGGCAGAGTAATACTCATGATTCACGCTTCGGCATTGAAATTAACTATCGCCCCGGCATCCCGCTGGCGAAGCAACTGGACGGCGATAACGTTGCAGTGATGCGCGAAGTTCAGCACGGGCGCTACGATTTTGTCGAACGTAATAACAACATTGTTCTGGAATACCGCAAAAAATCGGTTCTGAAGATCCGCCTGCCTGAAAGCGTGCAGGGGGAAGGTGGCGCCGTTATTCCGGTGACTATTTCGCTGGATAAATCCCAATGGGGCATTCAGTCGGTAGAGTGGAACGATAGCGCATTTACCGCCGCTGGCGGGCGTATTTCCGGTAGCGGCACGTCATGGCAACTGACGTTGCCAGCGTATACACCAGGCGGTACCAATCACTGGCAGATCGGCGCAACGGCGCGAGATGTTAAAGGAAACGTCTCTAACTATGCGGTGATGAACGTGACAGTGACGGGGAGTTCAGCCTCAATCGGCACAATGGATTTTACATTAAACGGCGAGCATCAACCGATCATCGCGGCTGACGGGCAGTCGCAGCATCCGGTTACGTTGGTGCTAAAAGATGCCAATGGTAAACCGTTAACAGGGCTTGCCCATGACATTGAGTTGTCATTGGCATTTACGCCTGACGCACAGCAAAACCGTGAGCGTTCGGCACAGGCACCCAAGCTCGGTGAAGTACAGGAAACCCGTTCCGGGGTGTATACCGCGACGCTGACGCCGGGTTTAACGGCGGGTACGGCACGCATCACCGCTAAAGTCCTGGGTAAAACAGAAACTCTGACGGTAAAGCTAAAAGCGGTTTCCGCCGAGGCGGCAAAATCGACGTTGACGGTAATGCCCATGGAACAGATCGTTGGGCACCCGATTAGCTTGACGTTAGAGGCAAAAGATAAAGACGGGAATGCCATTACCGGCGACGACAGCTTACATTTTTATGCTGTTTCAGCCAGCGGCGAGGTTCGTTTTACTGCCGTAGAAGAGAAAGACGGCGTGTACAGCGCTAAGGCAACGTCTGAACTGGCTCAGGCGACACGCATTGGTGTGGCATCACAAAAACATGATTTCTCCGGACTGGAAAAACAAGCCACCTGGATTGCCGACAAAACGCAGCCGGTGGTTCAGGCTTTTAACCTGACCAGGGACAATGCGCTGGCGGATGGCAAACAGAGTAATGTCGCAGTCGTTACCCTGACCGACCGTTATGGCAACGCGCTGTCCGGATACACGGTTACCCTGGCGTTACCGCCACAGGTCAAGATCGCGAATGGGGAGAACGTTGTGAAGACCGATGCCAAAGGTGAAGCAACATTCTCACTGATCAGTTCAACGCCGGGAACATATGAGATTACGCTAAGCGCGGGGAACATCAGCTCATCACTGCGCGTAACATTTGCCTCTTCAATGACGGGCGCAACATTGTCTCTGGCAGCCAAAGACAATGGCGCAATCACCAATATTGCTGCAAACGGTCGCGATGGCGCCACGCTTGAGGTAAGGCTCAACAATACCGCCGCGTCGGTTGAAGGACAGAAAGTGGAGCTTATCGTAACGCCGCAAGGGCTCGTATACCCGGACAAAATAACCACCAATAAAGACGGTTACGCAACGGTGACGTTAACCACGGTTAAGGCGGGTAATTACACCGTGAAAGCCATGGCTACAGACGGGCAACAGAGTATTGAGTCCTCGAGCGTTGAACTGGGCTTTGTACCTGATATTAACAGCGCGGTGCTGAGTTTGACCGCACCAGCAGAGAGCATCGCGGCGAACGCATCAGCTAAGCACGAAATTCAGGTACAGGTTGTCGATGGTGAAAACAACCCATTTAGCGGTGACGTGCGCCTGACAAGCGAACCCGCCAGTGGATTAAAACTGGACCAGTCCGAACTGACATTGGATGAGAAAGGAATGGCATCAACAACCTTTGTTGCCGCAGAGGCCGGGCGCTATCAATTGCAGGCAACCTTCATCAAAGAGGGTAAACGCGTTACGGCGAGTAAGGCAGTGGAGGTGGTATCGGATCTGCAAAATGCAGTCTTGACGATCGAACCGTCAACCACATCAGCCATAGTGAGTGATGTGGATAACGTGGCGTTTACCCTGCATCTGAGCGATACATCGGGTAACAACGTCAGCAACCGTAAGCTGAAAATTACGGCCACAGGCCCATCGTCACGCGATCCTCTGCAGATTGATAATACGCTTGTCACCACCAATGACTCCGGTACTGCGACCGTGAATGTCCACGGCCATAAGGCGGGTCGTTACACGCTGACCGCCACATTGGCTGAACACGGTAGCAACGTCTCGGCAAATGCTTCGCTGACGCTGAATGCTGATGCCCAGAATCCGGTACTCACTCTGGAGCAGGATCCTGGCTATGCCGTTGCCAACCTTGAACCGGTAGGCTTTATGGCCCGATTGCAGGATAAGTTCGGTAACCCGTTAAACGGCAGTGTCGAATTTAGCGCGGGCAGCAAAGCCCAACCCAGCAGCGGAACCTTTACGATGACGCCGGATAAAACCAACTTTACGTTAGGAAATGCCTACTCACAGCTGAGAACGGATACCGCTGGTGAAAGTTGGGTGAGGGTGAAGGCAATGACGGGAGATAAAACGCTGGAAAAAGAACTCACCGTCTGGGTAGTTGAAAACCATAAACCGAATTCCTGA